Part of the Cloacibacterium caeni genome is shown below.
AATAAGTTCCGAAGAAAATACCTAAGAATAATGCGAACATAAATCCTTTTAAATTATCTCCTCCGAAGAAGAATATAGCCATAATTACTAGTAAAACAGTAAATGAGGTATTGAAAGTTCTACCTAATGTACTAGAAATAGAGTCATCAAACAATCCCGCTAAAGTAAGAGATTTTTTTTCTCTCAAATATTCTCTAATTCTGTCGAATACAATTACGGTATCATTTATCGAATAACCGAGCACTGTAAGAATCGCAGCGATAAAGTCTTGGTTAATCTCCATGTTGAATGGCATGATATTTTTAAAGAATGAGAATACCCCAAGAATGATAATTGCATCGTGAGCTAATGCTGCTACCGCACCTAATGAGAATTGCCATTTGTTAAATCTGAATAAGATATAAATGAAAATTCCTAATAACGATGCTAATACTGCATAAGTACCACCTGTTTGAATATCATCTGCTACTGTAGGTCCAACTTTAGAAGAAGAAACAATTCCTAATTCTGAACCTTGAGCGTCTTTGAAATCTGCTAATGTAGTATTTGGAGATAAGAAAGGTTTTAAACCTTCAAATAATTTTTTCTCAATATCTTGGTCAGCTTCGATTGATTCATCATCAATTTTATAGTCAGTTGTAATTTTTAATTGGTTTGCATTACCAAAAGTTTTAACATCTACTGCTTGAGATTCGCCATTTAAAACGAATAATTTAGCAAGAGATTCGTGAGCTTTAGTAGCTTCTACATCTTTATCAAATCTTACTACATAACTTCTACCTCCTTTGAAATCTACCCCAGTTTTGAAACCATAGTTGAAAATTGAGAATAAACTCGCAACAGTAAGAATTGCAGAAACGATGTAAGCATATTTTCTTTTACCAATGAAATCAATCCATACATTTCTGAACCAGTTTTTGGTAACTGATGTCCAAACAGAAAGTCCTTTTCCTTTATTTAATCTATGGAAAATCATCACTCTAGATAACAATACAGAAGTAAAGAAAGTCATGATAAGACCAATACCTGTAGTTACCGCAAAACCTTTAATAGGTCCTGTACCGAAGATAAATAATACTAATGCTGTTAGTAATGAAGTAAGGTGACCATCTATAATTGCAGAAAGTGCATGTTTGAAACCGTCTGTATATGCTTGTTTAATAGATTTACCTGCGAATAATTCTTCTTTCGTTCTTTCGTAGATGATTACGTTTGTGTCTACCGCAATTGCCATAGTTAATACAATACCAGCAATACCAGGAAGCGTAAGTGTAGCATTGATAGAATCCATAATTCCGAAAAGGTAGAATAGGTTAAATATCATTGCTATAATCGCATAAACACCAGCACCACCATAGTAGAAAATAATATATACTACAATAATTAAGAATGCGATAAAGAAAGACCAAAGTCCCGCAGAAATAGATTCTTGACCAAGAGAAGGTCCTACTACATCAGCCTGTACTACTTTAGCAGAAGCTGGTAATTTACCTGCGCTTAATACGTCTGTAAGGTCTTTGGCTTCTTCTTGAGTGAAACTTCCAGAAATCTGGGATCTACCAGAAGGAATTGGCTCATTTACATTTGGAGCAGTGTAAACAATGTTATCTAAAGTTACCGCAAC
Proteins encoded:
- the secD gene encoding protein translocase subunit SecD — translated: MQGKGLITIVAIVLGLICINELLPTWYASKIENEAKAIAGEDEAKYNKEIARLSKDTIHLGFTQLNYPEAKQKEMKLGLDLKGGINVLLEINQRDLVNDLTNYSTNPIVIEALDRADKVQKQSTKPYIEDFFTQFDLVNQEKKAGLKLASPEVFGTQKLSGQIKFNTTDDQVKSIIRNKIDASVGTAFEVIRTRIDKMGAVQPNVQRVPGTGRIAVEMPGIKDKDKVKKMLSTSAKLQFWEVQQAQETFSYFESLSKIVPAKADSLGVEKTTDFLKIINPSNVSNGVANVKLSDTAAVNKIINSEIAVKLRPANLKFTKFMWGYKPDAADPDNLVLYAIRGNINQKAPVDGAVETARINYDNLGRIVVDMQMDTEGTRDWKTLTEKNVGKPVAVTLDNIVYTAPNVNEPIPSGRSQISGSFTQEEAKDLTDVLSAGKLPASAKVVQADVVGPSLGQESISAGLWSFFIAFLIIVVYIIFYYGGAGVYAIIAMIFNLFYLFGIMDSINATLTLPGIAGIVLTMAIAVDTNVIIYERTKEELFAGKSIKQAYTDGFKHALSAIIDGHLTSLLTALVLFIFGTGPIKGFAVTTGIGLIMTFFTSVLLSRVMIFHRLNKGKGLSVWTSVTKNWFRNVWIDFIGKRKYAYIVSAILTVASLFSIFNYGFKTGVDFKGGRSYVVRFDKDVEATKAHESLAKLFVLNGESQAVDVKTFGNANQLKITTDYKIDDESIEADQDIEKKLFEGLKPFLSPNTTLADFKDAQGSELGIVSSSKVGPTVADDIQTGGTYAVLASLLGIFIYILFRFNKWQFSLGAVAALAHDAIIILGVFSFFKNIMPFNMEINQDFIAAILTVLGYSINDTVIVFDRIREYLREKKSLTLAGLFDDSISSTLGRTFNTSFTVLLVIMAIFFFGGDNLKGFMFALFLGIFFGTYSSVFIASAIAYDFLKTGKEEVPHERTTTEK